From Demequina capsici, one genomic window encodes:
- the pyrD gene encoding dihydroorotate dehydrogenase (quinone), with product MGTFARSAMTTVYTKGVKPVIFKMHPDKVHDDMITHGSWAQRIRPAMAAAEALLKHDDPALVTEAYDLTLRNPLGLAAGLDKNVAIPGILQMTGFGLLTFGSVTSRVCDGNPRPWFHRLPQDESLVVHVGLANGGVERVATRLVELREQGNPRYMALPFKMSIARTNDGHTGDVAEGVDDYVRSVQALDGLSELIELNISCPNTMVGEAFTGPEALDQLLTAVDDAAPAQPIVLKMPSDKTWEQFRDLVDVALDHRVAGLTISNLRKDRDSVTMDPAIKGNLSGRPVRELSTEIVRRTYLHAGDRLTIAGLGGVFDGSHAYDKICAGATLVELVSGLIFRGPAVVGTIAKELVELAQADGFARVQDAVGSRADLPVATD from the coding sequence ATGGGCACCTTTGCGCGCAGTGCGATGACCACCGTGTACACCAAGGGCGTCAAGCCCGTCATCTTCAAGATGCACCCCGACAAGGTGCACGACGACATGATCACGCACGGCTCGTGGGCGCAGCGCATCCGCCCCGCCATGGCCGCGGCTGAGGCGCTGCTCAAGCACGACGACCCGGCCCTCGTGACCGAGGCCTACGACCTCACGCTGCGCAACCCGCTGGGCCTCGCCGCCGGGCTCGACAAGAACGTCGCGATCCCCGGCATCCTGCAGATGACCGGATTCGGCCTCCTCACCTTCGGCTCCGTCACCTCTCGCGTGTGCGACGGCAACCCTCGCCCGTGGTTCCACCGCCTCCCCCAGGACGAGTCGCTGGTGGTCCACGTGGGTCTGGCGAACGGCGGAGTGGAGCGCGTCGCCACGCGCCTTGTCGAGCTCCGCGAGCAGGGCAACCCCCGCTACATGGCGCTGCCTTTCAAGATGTCGATCGCCCGCACCAACGACGGCCACACCGGAGACGTCGCCGAGGGCGTGGACGACTACGTGAGGTCGGTTCAGGCGCTCGACGGCCTCAGCGAGCTCATCGAGCTCAACATCTCGTGCCCCAACACGATGGTCGGCGAGGCCTTCACCGGTCCCGAGGCCCTGGACCAGCTGCTCACCGCCGTGGACGACGCGGCGCCCGCCCAGCCCATCGTCCTCAAGATGCCGTCAGACAAGACGTGGGAGCAGTTCCGGGACCTCGTCGACGTCGCGCTCGACCACCGGGTCGCCGGCCTCACGATCTCCAACCTGCGCAAGGACCGCGACTCCGTCACCATGGACCCCGCGATCAAGGGCAACCTGTCAGGCAGGCCCGTCCGCGAGCTCAGCACCGAGATCGTCCGCCGCACCTACCTGCACGCCGGCGACAGGCTCACGATCGCGGGCCTGGGAGGCGTGTTCGACGGCAGCCACGCCTACGACAAGATCTGCGCCGGCGCGACGCTCGTCGAACTCGTGTCAGGTCTCATCTTCCGCGGTCCCGCTGTGGTCGGCACCATCGCCAAGGAGCTCGTCGAGCTCGCGCAGGCCGACGGCTTCGCTCGGGTGCAGGACGCCGTCGGCTCCCGCGCCGACCTCCCGGTCGCGACCGACTGA
- a CDS encoding methylenetetrahydrofolate reductase — protein MDRTRLLEGFSLEVTARDGSRLDDAADALPPGTRVNITALGTEDPTSRLAMSAAARKRGLTPVMHLSARRIADEQELRSELQALHDQGTSSHVVVVGGDPRRPEGPYDSALSVLQTGLLPAHGVREVGVAGYPDGHPDIPEPALTEALHAKLGILAAQGLEATVLTQFSFDVDAVITWIERMRATGVSVPLRIGVPGPTSVKRLLAFARRCGVATSAGVARKYGFSLGSLLTTAGPDAFVADLESRLDPTVHGDVRLHLFAFGGPEATAEWALNYLNID, from the coding sequence GTGGACCGCACCCGCCTGCTCGAGGGCTTCTCGCTTGAGGTCACCGCGCGCGACGGCTCGCGGCTGGACGACGCCGCGGACGCGCTCCCGCCGGGCACCCGGGTCAACATCACCGCGCTCGGCACCGAGGACCCGACCTCGCGCCTCGCGATGTCCGCGGCGGCGCGCAAGCGCGGGCTCACCCCGGTCATGCACCTCTCCGCACGTCGGATCGCCGACGAGCAGGAGCTTCGCAGCGAGCTGCAGGCGCTCCACGACCAGGGCACGTCATCCCACGTGGTGGTCGTAGGCGGGGACCCTCGCCGACCAGAGGGACCCTACGACTCCGCGCTGTCGGTGCTGCAGACCGGGCTGCTCCCCGCCCACGGCGTGCGGGAGGTGGGCGTCGCGGGGTATCCCGACGGGCACCCCGACATCCCCGAGCCCGCGCTGACGGAGGCGCTCCACGCGAAGCTGGGCATTCTCGCCGCGCAGGGGCTCGAGGCGACGGTCCTCACCCAGTTCTCCTTCGACGTCGACGCCGTGATCACCTGGATCGAGCGGATGCGCGCCACGGGCGTCAGCGTGCCGCTCCGCATCGGCGTTCCCGGGCCGACGTCGGTGAAGCGCCTGCTGGCCTTCGCGCGCAGGTGCGGGGTGGCGACCAGCGCGGGGGTGGCGCGAAAGTACGGCTTCTCATTGGGAAGCCTCCTGACCACGGCGGGGCCGGACGCGTTCGTCGCCGACCTCGAGTCCCGGCTCGATCCCACGGTGCATGGCGATGTCCGCCTTCACCTGTTCGCCTTCGGCGGCCCGGAGGCGACGGCCGAGTGGGCGCTCAATTATCTCAACATTGACTGA
- a CDS encoding AMIN-like domain-containing (lipo)protein: MRVARHDCFDRWVMEFTGSGPAPGWSVTPYGASTFLVDPSGEPLSPPLEGTASLDVAFGAWYDGTPLDQSAYAGPLVLRPGDTTEILEVRLISGFEGISHAAIGLAEPRPYKVAWLTDPVRLVIDVSTA, from the coding sequence ATGCGCGTCGCACGCCACGACTGCTTCGACCGCTGGGTCATGGAGTTCACGGGGTCAGGACCGGCTCCGGGATGGTCGGTGACGCCGTACGGCGCGAGCACCTTCCTGGTGGACCCGTCCGGCGAGCCGCTGTCGCCCCCGCTCGAAGGCACCGCCTCGCTCGACGTCGCCTTCGGCGCCTGGTACGACGGCACCCCGCTCGACCAGTCCGCCTATGCCGGGCCGCTGGTCCTGAGGCCCGGCGACACCACCGAGATCCTCGAGGTCCGACTCATCAGCGGGTTCGAGGGGATCAGCCACGCGGCGATAGGGCTCGCCGAACCGCGGCCGTACAAGGTCGCATGGCTCACCGACCCGGTCCGGCTCGTGATCGACGTCAGCACCGCCTGA
- a CDS encoding aquaporin — protein sequence MLVTVVVGSGIMAQQLSTDMGLQLLENSLATFFGLTVLILLFQQISGSHLNPVVTLVERLVGGMDRTGDAAAYIAAQVIGGLLGAVLANAMFAQPTRWSTTDRATPAHLLAEVVATAGLLLVILMLVRTGRAALVAPAVGAYIGAAYWFTSSTSFANPAVTIGRMITDTFAGIAPGSVLPYVCAQLVGATIAVALVSALAPRGRQR from the coding sequence CTGCTCGTGACCGTCGTGGTCGGCTCCGGCATCATGGCTCAGCAGCTCTCGACCGACATGGGCCTCCAGCTCCTGGAGAACTCGCTCGCCACCTTCTTCGGGCTCACCGTGCTGATCCTGCTGTTCCAGCAGATCTCCGGATCGCACCTCAACCCCGTCGTCACCCTCGTGGAGCGGCTGGTCGGCGGCATGGACCGCACAGGGGACGCCGCCGCATACATCGCCGCCCAGGTGATCGGCGGACTCCTCGGCGCGGTCCTCGCCAACGCGATGTTCGCGCAGCCGACCCGATGGTCCACGACCGACCGAGCGACGCCCGCGCACCTGCTCGCCGAGGTCGTCGCGACCGCGGGACTGCTGCTCGTGATCCTGATGCTGGTGCGCACCGGCCGCGCGGCGCTGGTGGCACCCGCCGTCGGCGCCTACATCGGCGCCGCGTACTGGTTCACCTCGTCTACGTCGTTCGCGAACCCAGCGGTCACGATAGGCCGCATGATCACGGACACCTTCGCAGGCATCGCGCCAGGCTCCGTGCTCCCGTACGTCTGCGCGCAGCTTGTCGGGGCCACGATCGCGGTCGCCCTGGTGAGCGCACTCGCGCCGCGCGGCCGTCAGCGCTGA